The Microplitis demolitor isolate Queensland-Clemson2020A chromosome 9, iyMicDemo2.1a, whole genome shotgun sequence genomic sequence GTATCACGTAATATATTTTGGACAGATTCTGGCAAAGGTACTGTTGAAGTTGCACATTTAGGtaccaaaaaaagaaaagttattatttctGACGGTTTAGTTAATCCAAGAGGTATTGCTGTACATCCTTATCGAGggtttgttaattattattattattattatataaatttatatattataaacaacaataaatgaattttttttttattattattatttaaaataatagaaaaatattttggtcTGATTGGAATCGTGTTATGCCAAAATTAGAGTGGGCTAATGAAGACGGTACAGGGcgtgaattatttttgaatggtGACCAAGTACAATTGCCGAATTCATTATGTATTGATTGGGCTACTGATGAATTATGTTGGACTGATGCTGGAACATTTACAATTAGTACGttcagtatatttatatttatacatttattattattattattattattattattattattattattattattgcgtttttcataatttatttattgttttttgttaAGGTTGTACTCCAATTGACCATAAATCAGTACGTATCGTAGCTAAAGATTTATCTTATCCGTTTGGATTGGCAATATCagaagataattattattggacTGATTGGAaaacgtaatttaaaataaatattattataataattattattattattattatatttttgttaattttttgttatagaCATAAAATAGAAGTAATATCAAAAACAACAGGTctaaatgaaaattcattatcgATACCACCTGGTGGTAGTGGTAAATTATATGGAATAGTTGCTGTTCCTGAATCATGTCCACGAGGTAAAATTATTAGCATACCaattatacatgtatatttattttatatagcttcctttcaatttatatattgtataaaatgtaactaaaaatttttttttatagtttcaaATGTTTGTCAATATGAAAATGGAAGATGCCACAAAGATCAGCTTTGTTTACCAGACGGTCAAGGTGGCCGAACATGTGCATGTGCAGATGACAGTACTGGACCATGTACTGAATCCCGTTATCCGTCGTAGTCTATAATATGTATCGATCtaagtatataataaaatttttttttatttttcttttcttttttttcttactattGCCTTGCATTATTTatccataaatttaaaaaattattattttactaatttaaacCTACCGttatctaaaatatatataaaatacatataatttatatatcatcatcatattcgcgatcattattattatcatcattattataattattattaatattattattacataaaaactctttgtaactcttgttttgtattttttatcattgtgGTATcgttttatgttatttaataaataataaataaaaaaacaaaaaaatattattgatttattttcctTTAGATGGAGGTATAATCCCATTAATTTCCAtaagttgttttaatttgaatttttgaatttttccactTGTAGTTTTTGGAAATTCTTCAACAAAATGAATATATCGTGGTATTTTGAAATGAGATATTTTACCTTtagcatataatttaatgtcattcaaagtaattttttttttattattttttaatcgaatgCAGGCACAGATTTCTTCACCATAAACATCATCATGTACACCAAATACTTGTGCTTCTATTATATCATTGTGTGATTCTAAAAATCCTTCAATTTcctatacataaaatttttatttaatttgtaactattaataaattatataaatataaatctatattaaataaattacctttggaaaaatattttcaccccCACGAATAATGATATCTTTTAATCTCCCAACAACTTCACCATATCCATTGgcatgtaatataaatttatcaccaCTTTTCAACCAACCAGCTTCATCTATTGTCTTTGATGTATTTTCTGGATCATTCCAATAACCTATCATTGTAGAATAACCACGAGTCCAAAGTTCTCCAGGTGTACCAATAGGTATCGTTTGTCCATTTTCATCTACTacctattaatttattattatttttataagataaataataaataataataattattattaatatcaccTTTGCTTCAATATGATCATGAAGACGCCCTACAGTGTAATCAGTTAATTCATGTGGATCTTCAGGTACTGTATGAAAAACAACTGCTGTATTTTCCGTAAGACcataaattatctataaaaaatattatataatttttataaaataatatattttttatggatttccattggtttaataaatataatattgattaaatatacaaatgaaactgaatatttatctttaaaataattttatgcacATAAATTCCCGCTCTTTCGAAAGATATGTGCATAGATAACAACAATGAGTAGTTAAAGTTGTTAGAGACTAGAGAGTCATTGACCTGGTGAGATATATATTCAAGGAATCGAGGTATAAACTCTAAACTGGCTATATCGAGAGATCGAAACTTGGtcaaatctttattttttattacatacaacaactaaaattactgattattattattattattattattattatatttttaccgtTGGTTTATCTACTTTAAATGTATtgcgaatttttttcatcaattcagGTGATACTATTGCACCACCAGTTGTTGTTAAATGCAATGATGAAATTCGAGCTTGTAATTTTTCCTGCATATCCAACATATTTacctattttaaaattatttattttttatttgtttgttaatcttaataattaaaataatatattttataatcagtCTTCCCACTCACCCACATTGTTGGAGTTCCATAAGCAACAGTACATTTTTCATTAACAATTgtttcaattgaattttttggatTAAATATTGGCGATTCAAGTACAAATGTCATACCAGCGTAAAAACCAGCCATACATCCATGTATCATACCAAATGCATGAAAAAATGGTACATTTAAACAAACtttatgatgaatattattatttatcaatccGGCTCTTTCTactatctaaattattttttaaatatttttataaaatacagttatttatttatttatttttaaataaatcagggATGATTACCTGACGTCCGTTATTAACAAAAGATCTGTGTGATAATAAGGGTGCCTTAGGATAACCTGTAGTGCCAGaagtaaattgaatattaCAACCGTCATAGggtgaaatttcattttgagtTGCTTTAATTCCCTCAATTTCAACATTTGTAGCAAGAGATTCAATATCTGAGAACCTATATGTTCCTCTgtataatcaattaatcattatacatcgaattttacattaaaaagatcattttattttattatttttccaaatcttatataacaataattaattcccagaatataaaaactttgaatttaaacGTAATTAATCACTTTGGCTATTAACCTAATTACATAAAGTTTATGCAAATAATACAGACAATTTAACCCAATgaactcaattttttaaatcaatatattaaaaaaaaaaaaaaaaaaaataatcaataactgatttttttttcttttttcattattgaatttaaataataaaacttactttattgaattatctgtccataaaataatgttttttaatgaaggacatgtattttttgcatcaattaacatttttccATAGTCTTGTGTACGAAATTTATCAGGGGCAATAACAGTATTAACTTgaactttatttaaacaataatttaattcattttgttGATAAGCTGGATTAATACCAACCATGATACATCCAGCTCGTGATATTGCGATAAATGCAAGTAACCATTGGTAATCATTTGGACCCCATACGCCTACACGATCAccgtattttaaatttaatttttttaatcctgcTGCTAATTTATCCGCACGTTCAAGTACTTGATTGTATGTTAAgcgaatattattttgatgaaCTGATACAACACATTcacgatttttaaattctttacatgctttttcaaataattttcctaCTGTGATATCAATAATAGGTAATTTTCCAGGATAAAAACgatatgatgatgatgaatcaatattattttctgtacTATTTAATCTTATTgatgtataatattttattatacttacaGAATTTCGTGATTTATTTctaaaagaatatatataaaagttaatttttataaaaaaagagattttttttttttttttccagaaatTACCGctacaattaattacaaaatactttatataattcaatatataattttgataaatataaaaatttaaattacaatagtttaaaaaaatgatttaatttatctgtTTACCTCAAATATTGTCTacttaaaaacataattttctttatttataatttagtataCAATATCATCAATaacattaaaacttttattattattttatttttaaatattcattacaaTTGTTCACAAGTAAAGACAAAACATAACTGAgagattttatataataattatgtagaTTGAAGCAAAATAATAACGTTAAAGTGGGAACATACACAATAATgtagataatatttatattttcatttgtaaataaataaaattatctatttatacaTGATTGaagaattgtatatatttcaatattgtaagtaaatattatatataggaaaaaaaaagaaacaaaaaaaaaaagtaatttagcGCATAACATAGATAAACTAAAGATACTCTACTAAACTAGCTGTTGAGTAGAGTAGATAAGTAATATAAAACGATTGCGAGTCCAAGGCTAGTGTCAACGAAAGATGTAATGTCCAAAAGTAGTATGCTGAGGAATCGTagttaacaaataaatcactGACTAAAACTACTTTgttaaataagatttattattataagttttaataGTTAGGGTAGACAATAAACGATAATAGAGACAATACAACGTTAGATGTCTACAATTGTTTAATGTCCATTTAAGTATTATACAtaaaacataatatatattaactgCAATGcggataaattataattttattatgtacAACACACCTTTTAAATTAcacattataattaaatcatcaatttataattttattaaataataatacaatttacTCTTTAAGTCTTTAGATTTAAAAAGTCAATGAGATAATAAGTGAGTCAGCTTGATGACCTTGTAACATTGTAGCAGCATTTTATctcatataatattttattcttattttatttacttaataattattgtaatattctgtaatataataattgcaaaaaaaatctgtGATAATTGGAAcatgagattatttttattcataataataattttatcacttaatgtattataaattataatgtaaaattagtatatatattgtgatgttaatttaaaaaaaaattcattattgtatataaattgtatgaaatGTACAATAACTTTTGTTCAAACTAAactattaacaattaacaagtaaacataataataataataataataataataataataataataattgcaaaaaataataacaagtaTAAGAAGACGAGTATCGGCAATTAAATTGCTTGATGGTTTGACTTGGTTTTATCCTTTaacacataaaattattttttaaatagcgTGCCTACTTGCCTACTTGCCCGTTACCGGAAGTCGCGTGTCAGcataggggggggggggggggggggtttaAACCCTTCTTATATTCACCCTTACTTACACTTAGCTATTTATCTGTCTCTCTGTCTCTCTGTCTTTCTGTTTCTTTGTCCGTGTTATATGTGTTATTATGTGTCTTAAATTTCACCTATAAACACCACTCACTCTGAGATTACAGAGTCGAATCAAAACGTCTTTGTGTGTTGGTGAATTATTGCTGGTGGGTGGCTACTATATACTGTTGGTGGTTATTCTGTATTTTCTATTGCTTTAGTACTATAGTCATTTACTACCTTTACCCTAACGTCCCTAACAAACCTCAGCAGTAAGATTCTGATTGGTCGATTCTGCCCACAAACAACCTTCTAAAGCCACCCTCTTTTGTCGCGTAACTTCTTTAAGTTGTTCAAACTCTTCAGTGTGTTTTTAGTTTCTACTGTGTACAGTAGTGTACTAGTGTACTACcttttaatcttttatttttatatccgTATTAATATaaccaatatatttttaattcattttaattatttgtgatttatttaaatacaataatgtatatttataaat encodes the following:
- the LOC103575983 gene encoding medium-chain acyl-CoA ligase ACSF2, mitochondrial isoform X2, which encodes MFLSRQYLRNKSRNSVSIIKYYTSIRLNSTENNIDSSSSYRFYPGKLPIIDITVGKLFEKACKEFKNRECVVSVHQNNIRLTYNQVLERADKLAAGLKKLNLKYGDRVGVWGPNDYQWLLAFIAISRAGCIMVGINPAYQQNELNYCLNKVQVNTVIAPDKFRTQDYGKMLIDAKNTCPSLKNIILWTDNSIKFSDIESLATNVEIEGIKATQNEISPYDGCNIQFTSGTTGYPKAPLLSHRSFVNNGRQIVERAGLINNNIHHKVCLNVPFFHAFGMIHGCMAGFYAGMTFVLESPIFNPKNSIETIVNEKCTVAYGTPTMWVNMLDMQEKLQARISSLHLTTTGGAIVSPELMKKIRNTFKVDKPTIIYGLTENTAVVFHTVPEDPHELTDYTVGRLHDHIEAKVVDENGQTIPIGTPGELWTRGYSTMIGYWNDPENTSKTIDEAGWLKSGDKFILHANGYGEVVGRLKDIIIRGGENIFPKEIEGFLESHNDIIEAQVFGVHDDVYGEEICACIRLKNNKKKITLNDIKLYAKGKISHFKIPRYIHFVEEFPKTTSGKIQKFKLKQLMEINGIIPPSKGK
- the LOC103575983 gene encoding medium-chain acyl-CoA ligase ACSF2, mitochondrial isoform X1 — translated: MFLSRQYLRNKSRNSVSIIKYYTSIRLNSTENNIDSSSSYRFYPGKLPIIDITVGKLFEKACKEFKNRECVVSVHQNNIRLTYNQVLERADKLAAGLKKLNLKYGDRVGVWGPNDYQWLLAFIAISRAGCIMVGINPAYQQNELNYCLNKVQVNTVIAPDKFRTQDYGKMLIDAKNTCPSLKNIILWTDNSIKGTYRFSDIESLATNVEIEGIKATQNEISPYDGCNIQFTSGTTGYPKAPLLSHRSFVNNGRQIVERAGLINNNIHHKVCLNVPFFHAFGMIHGCMAGFYAGMTFVLESPIFNPKNSIETIVNEKCTVAYGTPTMWVNMLDMQEKLQARISSLHLTTTGGAIVSPELMKKIRNTFKVDKPTIIYGLTENTAVVFHTVPEDPHELTDYTVGRLHDHIEAKVVDENGQTIPIGTPGELWTRGYSTMIGYWNDPENTSKTIDEAGWLKSGDKFILHANGYGEVVGRLKDIIIRGGENIFPKEIEGFLESHNDIIEAQVFGVHDDVYGEEICACIRLKNNKKKITLNDIKLYAKGKISHFKIPRYIHFVEEFPKTTSGKIQKFKLKQLMEINGIIPPSKGK